GAGCCGATTCTCGACACCGGGTGCGCCGTTCGGGATCTTGGAAAAATCGCCTAGACCGAGTTCCTTTTGCTCTTTCATGCAGAACGGGCAATGATCGGTCGAGATCACCTGTAGGTCGTCCATCTTGAGGCCTTTCCACAGCTCGGCACAGTTGTGCTTCTCGCGCAGCGGCGGCGTCATCACGAACTTCGCACCTTCCCAATCGTCACCGTAATCTTCGATCGAATGAAAAAGATACTGTGGGCATGTTTCGGCAAACGCCGCAATGCCGCGGTCGCGCGCCTGTCGCACCTGATTCAGCGCATCGGTACACGAAAGGTGAACGATATAGACCGGCGACTCGGCCATTTCGGCGATCGCGATCGCGCGATGGACACCCTCGGCCTCGGCTATTGTCGGCCTAGTAAGCGCGTGATATTTCGGTGCGGTTCGTCCATCGGCAAGAAAACGCTTGATTATCTCGTTGATGACGACCCCGTTCTCGGCGTGCATGCAGATCAGGCCGCCTCGGTCACCGGCCGCCGACATCGCGCGAAAGATCGTCGCGTCGTCCGCGAGAAAAACCCCGGGATACGCCATAAATAGCTTGAAGCTTGTCACGCCGGAATCCATGACCCGATACATTTCGGCTTCATCGCCGTCTTCGAACTCGGTTGTTATCAAATGAAAGCCGTAATCGATCGTGCATTTTCCGTTCGCTTTTGCATGCCAGTTATCGATACCCTGTGTCAACGACTCGCCTTTGTTCTGCACCGCAAAATCGATGATCGTCGTCGTCCCGCCAAACGCCGCCGCCCGCGTTCCCGTAAAAAAATCATCGCTCGACGAGGTCCCGCCAAACGGCAGCTCCATATGCGTATGCGGATCGATCCCGCCGGGGATCACGAGTTTCCCGGACGCATCGATGACGAGATCGGCTTCCATATCGAGTGACTTCCCTATCGTCGTCACGGTCTCGCCGTCGATGAAAATGTCAGCGTGATAGTCGTCAACCGCTGTGACGACGCGGCCGTTTTTAATTAGTGTTTTCATCGTCTTTGCCTTTTCTGTTAACCCTAGTGGAATGTCGTTGTCCTATTCTAGCGTTGAGTGAAGTGTGGAGACGACGGCTCGTGTATTTCGCGATATTTCATCATTCTCCGAACTGTATAGTATTGTCTATGTAATCGATCACCGGTCGCCAATCGTTCGATTCGGACTCTGGGTATGCATGTGCAAAAGTAAACATACTTACGCCCACAAAGACTCTGGTAACCCTAACAATAATATTCAGTCCTTGAGGTCCCTGGACGTTGAGTTGGATCCTATATGCCGGATGAGACCCAATCCGCTCCCATCGGGACGTTTGAACTTTCGCGTTCGTCGAATATTGTTGTTTCAGACCGTCAATTGCGTAGTTGAGAATCTTTTCAAGATCGGCCGTTGAAGACGTCATGATCTCGTCAGAATTCCCCGGTGAGGTTTGTGCAGCAACTTCCGTTGTTGCAAACGGCATCCGGGGTGCGGACTTAGCCCAAAAAATATTCTGATTTGCCGATGTTATTAACACCGCCGCCATGTCTAGATTACTCTCACCGACCGTCCCTATTACGCGGCCACTTTGTTCCGCTCTGTACCATTCCGCCGGGACTTCTACGCTACCGTTCAATGGAAGGGAAAGCTTAACAAAATCTAGACTTGGTTTTAAAACTTTGGATGTGTCGAGAGTTCGAGAATCTTGTGAAAAATAGAAGTTATTTCTACCTCGCTCACGATATGCCTGAAATTTGCCTAAAAGGCTGCCTAAAAGGCCGCCGCCGATTCCTAACCCAATTACAAGAAGTACCGTTATTCCGATAGCCTTAGATTTCGGGGCAATTACCCCACCGGGCTTTTCGTCCAATGGAACATCCTTCTCATCTTCCTCCAAACCGAATATTGACATGGTTTTGTTTCCTCCTACGGTGCTGGCGCCTTTTTTCTTCGGTGCTTTCTCGACGTGGCTGGCTGAGATCCAGGCGGCGAGTTTGCCGGGGTCGACAGCGTAGTTGTATAAGTTACAGCGAATGTCCCCGACGATTGTGTTTAATGTGACGACTTCTTCTTCCGCGTTAGACCCGACTCTTTCTGAGATTTACGGACGAACCCCATTGCTCCGTAAAGTGGGGTGTCATTGCCGTAGGCGAGGTCGGCGTCGATAAAGATGTCGGCAAAATAGCCGTCCACCGCAGTAACGACACGTCCGTTTTTGATCAGTGTTTTCAATTTCAATTTTGTCCTGTAACGGAGTGAAAGCCAAAAACGTTAACGGTCCCTACTCACTGTTAGGGTCGAGTGCTTCGCGCAGCGCCAATAGTTCTGGTAGAACAAGTTGATCCTTTGGTCGGTTGGCCGCTTGCTTGGCAGCGATCAAAGCATCCAGGGACAGCACCTTGACAACCCGGTCGTAAATTGTAAAATCGACCGACTTTTCTCTCGCCACAGTATAGTCGCCGACACCCGCAACCTCTGCCAACAGATCTATATCGCCGATTGTCGTGCTGAAAGTAAAATTCGTACCGTTTCGAAGCGTGCTTTCGTCGAAGATAAAAGGCAGTTCGTCAGGAATACCTCTCGCACGCGGTTTGAACCGGCCAAGCGCCGCACACAGCTTAACAAGGTTAATATTGGTCCTCGAATAGCAAAGATCGAGATCCTCGGTCACATACGCCGAAGAATGAAGCGTGATGGCTACGCCGCCAATGAGAACGAATTCGACATCATTATCGACGAGTGCCGTAATTGCGTCTTTGAGCTCGATCATTTCTTCAGAAGCCGTGCTTCTCTCGCTTTGTCCAGTTCGACATGAAACCTCATTGCCGATTGAAGGTCATCGATACGCTGTTGCGGAGTCTTTCTAAGTTTCCCGACGATCAGAGTGAGGTCAATGCCAAAGTCCCTCGCCTCAGCGATCTTGCTTCCCGGACGCGGGTTCAGCAGTTTTTCTTCAGGCGTTCTCATACGTACATTTTAACCCAAGACCACATGTTGGAAAGCTTGAAATGATGCCTCGATCAATCTTCCAGCGACTTCCCGCCGATGCTCTCTCAGTCTCCGCTCGGGATCACTTCCGGACTCGCTCAAAAAGCATATCTCTCATTCTTGAACCGCCAACATGTAATTTTTCGATATTACCCTTCGCGTCCCGCGTTACCCAGACGACGAAGCCCTGGGTCGCGAAATGGTCTTTGTAGATCGGCCTGAGCGCAAGACGTGTGATCGGTCGCTGGATGATGAATGCCTTGTCACCGTCGACCGAAAAGGTCAGCGTAGCCTGAGCTTCTTCACTGTACCAATCACCTGCGAAAGTGGCTAGGTCAGCGGCGGATGGCGTCCAGCCGGTTACGAGAGTAAGGCGTGTGACGGAACCGTCTGGGTTGTTAATGACTGCGGTCGCCGGACTGCCGTCGGTGAACTTCATCTTGCGGTCCCCGAGCATGAAAGATCCGTCAGCCACAGGTTTCAATGCCGTGTTGCCAAGCTTTAGTTCGCCTTTATCGAGCGTGATCGGGTTAACGTTCCTAGTGATATCGTTTTTCCAGATGCCCGCGTACTTCTTAAGTCGCCCTTCGGGTACGGGCACGCCCTCCACCTTCGAGGGCTCGGGGAACGGCCCAAAGATCTCGTCGACCACGCTATATACGATCTCGCCCGATGAAGGCGGAAACCCGTTACAAAGAGCGGCCACCGATACTTTCTTCTCAGGGAATCTGGCGAGATATGTCTGATATCCCGCAGTTCCGCCACTATGCGTTACTTCCTTGATTCCCCTGTAGCTGTCAACGACGACACCCAGCGCATAACTGATCTTACGCCCGTCATTCAGGACGGCTTGTGTTTCGAGTGCGTTGACAAACGGCTCGCCGAAGGTCTTCGCGTCGAGAGCGGCGTTCCATTTCAGCCAATCGCCGACGGTCGTCAGCATTCCGCCGTTCCCGACGACGTTCATGAACGGCATGTTCAGCATCCACGGAGCGGTCGGGCCGGCTTTCGAGTACGCCTGAGCACGGCCCGGGACGATGCGTTGATAGTTGTCACGCCAAGAGCTTTTTGTCATGCCCAGCGGCTTGAATATCCGCTCACCGACAAAATCGCCAAACTTCTGCTTCGACACACGCTCGACGATCTCGGCCGCGAGCTGATAGCCGCTATTCGAATAGGAATACTCGGCTCCCGGAACGAAATCAAGATGTTTCTGCCTATAGATAACATCCAGAGCAACCGCCTGGTTTATTACACGGTCACCACGCCCGACACCGGTCAATTGCATTACCGAGCCCCAATCGCGAAGGCCCGCTGTGTGCGTAAGGATGTGCCGGATAGTTATCGGTTTTTCATATTCGGGAAATTCGGGGATGTACTTACGCACAGGATCGTCGATATTAAGTTTCCCGTCCTGCTGCAGCAAAATGAGAGCCGCGGCAGTGAATTGCTTCGCAACGGAACCCGATTCAAAGATCGTCTGCGGCGTGTTCGCGATGCCGTGCTCCAACTCAGCCATCCCAAACGCCTTTTCAAAAACGCTCTCACCGTTAAGCGAAACGCCAACCGCACAGCCCGGAGCCGGCATCGGATTGGTCTTTGCGGCCTTGTCAAAGGCCCGCTCCGCTCCGGCGATGACCTTTGCTCTGTCAGGTACCTGTGCATACAGACCCAAACTAAACACCAGTATAAAGACGAAAGTTATCGACTGTTTCATAAGCTAATCCTCTGAAATACGCTTCCGCATCTTTGAAATGCTCGCCGAATATCCGATCTTTTCATACGCCCGAATCGCTGAGACATTGTCCACATAGACCTCAAGTCTCATCTCGGTCACGCCGTTTGAAACCGACCATCGTTCAAGTTCCTTGATGATCTTTTGGTTCACACCTTTGCCGCGATGTTCTGGAACGGTGAACATGAAGCCCATGTACGCGTGTTGTTCATGATCCAGATACGGTTTCGAATCCTCGATGCGAGCATAACCCGAGCCAACGACCTGACCATCAAACTCGGCCACCACTACCCGAATGTGCGGTGCCGCGAGCATTGCCGCCATATCGTAATAACGGATGCTCTCTGGCTTCAGAGTCTCATCAAATGGCCGCTCGGCCTCGATCACTCCCTGTTCAAAGTCAAGGAGTATTTCCAGATCGGCAACTTCGGCTGTTCTGACCGTTACGTCCATAAGTTCACGGATCCTTTCTTGTCGCACGAACAAAAGGCATATCTCGCATGCGGCCTTCGCCTATATGCATCCTCACAACCTTTCCCGACGGATCGCGGTCAAACCATACGATCTGGCCCGAACCAGCAAAGCAGTCCTTGTATAACGGCCTTAGCGCTATTCGCGGCGAATTTTTGATCGACAAAAACGCGTTTGAGCCCTCGGCCTCGAACCTGACAGTTGCTTCGGCATCGTCGCTGTACCAGTCGCCGGCGAATCCGGCCAGATCAGCCGCCGACGGCTGCCACTCGGCTTCTGCGGTGAAGCGGATGCTGTCGCCGTTGGTTATCGCGTCGAAAGAGACCGGTTTTCCAGCGCTATCGTTGATGAAGACGATCTTATTCGAACCGATCATCATTGATCCGTCGGGCATCGCACGCACAGGCGTAGCACCCGCGCGCAATTCGCCATTGTTCAGGGTAAATCGCGTTGCTGTCTTATTCCGTTCGTTCTTCCAGAGCCCGACATATCTCTCAGGCTGCTGGATCGGCAGGTTTTCTGCACTGGCGGCGGCCGGAGGTTCGGGAAAGGGGCCGAGGATCTCGTCAGCGATGCTGTTCGCAAGGGCCGTCGAATCCGGCGCTGTTCCATTGCACAGCACCGCGATCGAGAGCTTTTTATCGGGAAAACGCGCAAGAAAAGTCCTGTAACCTGCCGTCCCTCCGCTGTGAGCGACTTGTTTGTTGCCTTTATACGAATTGATACCAAGGCCGAGCGCGTAGCTGATCTTTTGTCCGTTGTTCAGAACGCCCTGCGTTTCAAGCGAATCGGCGAGCGAAGCGTTCCACGTTTTTGCATCGAGCATCGCATTCCATTTAAGCCAATCACCGATGGTCGTCAGCATTCCGCCGCCGCCGTGGGCGGTCATCATCGGCATGCTCAGTCGCCAAGGGCCATCACCACTCTTTGCATAGGCCTGTGCCCGGCCGGGTACGATCCGTTGAAAATCGTCGCGGTAACCGGTGCTCTTCATTCCGACCGGCTTCAAAATACGCTCAGTGACGAACTCGGGTAATTTTTGCTTGGAAACACGCTCGACGATCATCGCCGCCAGCTGATAGCCGCTGTTCGAATACGAATACTCGGCCCCGGGCATAAAATCCAGCCCCTTTTGCCGCACCACCGTATCAAAGATCATCTGCTGCGTGACTATATGCTGGCCCGCGCCTTCCCCGCTCAACGCCCTCACCGCAAACCAATCCCGCAGCCCTGCTGTGTGATTGAGCAGATGCCGGATGGTAAGGGGAGCTCCGTAGTCCGGCAGTTCAGGGACATATTTCCTGACAGGATCGTCGATACTCAGCTTCCCGTCCTGCTGCAGCAGAACAAGAGCCGCCGCGGTGAACTGCTTCGCAACAGAGCCCGATTCGAAAATGGTCTGTGGGGTATTTGCAATACTGTGCTCCATTTCAGCCAGCCCAAACGCCTTTTCGAAAACGGATTCTCCATTCAGCGAAACCCCGACCGCGCAGCCCGGAGCAGGCATCACGACCGACTTTGCGACCTTTTCAAATGCTCGTTCAGCGGCTGATGTGACCTTGTCTTTTTCGAGTAGCTGGCCAAACCCGGTGCCTGCAACCAGCAAGATCACTGCCGCGATCGTTTTACCAAAGAAATACCTCATAAATTCACCTGGACAAGTAGATCCGATCAATCTTGTTATTCCGGCTGGAGTTCAAAATGGCCGATCCTTCCCTGTTGATCACGACCAAGTTCCAGTACTACGGTCATGCTCTGAAACTCGACGTTATACCGATAGAGCATTTCATCGCCCATATCGGTCTTTTCGAGAAGTTCAAATTTTAGTATCCCGCCAAGCGTTTTGAGGTGAGCGATCAGACGATCATTCGGATCGGAAAGGGCTTGACGCACACGGGGCGTAAATCGCTTCTCATCGACCTTTCCCTTGAGAACATCCTCGAGCGCTCGGCGCATATCAGCTGTGAATGCAGGTTCTGCGTCCGCGATCGGCTTAGGCTTTAGCTGCGGGTCGATGACCTCCGCAACACCGTTGGCCAAACGGGCCGGGTTCGTGTTGGACGAGTTGGCGAACGCGATGACCGTCAACTTTGCCGACGGGTACCTCGCGATAAAAGACTTGAATCCCTGCCAGGCACCGCCATGCTCGATCACGCCCTGACCATTGACAGTCCGAAGTGCCCAACCAAATCCGTAACGCTCTTTCTTGCCATTATTTAGACGAACAGGCGTCCACATTTGTTTGTATGATCGCTCACTGAGAAGTTTGCGCTCTGCCAGGCACGCTTCCCACTTGATCATGTCAAGTACAGAAAGATATAGTGCGCCGTCGGCAGTGGTGTTGAGCGCCGGCGACACCCACGCTTGATTTTTGACCTCGCCATTTCTGAGTTCGTACCCTGCAGCCCGATTTGCAACGATATCGTATTCGCTGATAACGCGAGCCGTTGTCATCCCGAGCGGCTTGAAAACGCGCTCCGCGAGGAAATCGCCATAAAACTTACCCGAGACTTTTCTGATCAGAATTCCCAGCGTTACGAATCCAAAATTGCTGTATTGCCACTTTTCACCGGGAGCAAAGCCTAAGGGGGTTTCCTTGATGATCTTAAGGAGGTCGTCCTCAGTGTAGTCTTTGCGGAAATCGAATTTCTGCGGATAGTCTCCCATTCCGCTAGTATGCGTCAGCAGATTTCGGACAGTGATGTTCGCCCAACTTGGCGGCACCTCACCAAGGTATTTGCCGATCTTCTCATCGAGGCCTATCTTTCCTTCGTCGACCAAAAGCATCACGGCAAAGGCAGTAAACTGTTTGCCGACCGAGCCCGACTGAAAGATCGTCTCGGGCTTGACCGGGACATTATGCTCAACATTTGCGAGACCATAGCCCTTTACGATCATCGGCTTGCCGTCCTTTATCACGGCCAGAGAAACGCCCGGGATCTTTTCGCGTTCCATTTGCTGCTTTACAAACTCGTCGACGTCTGTTTCGGACTGCGCGGCGATGGTCAGCACTTGTGAAAAAACGAATACTGCGGTCAGTACGTATCTCATCATATGAATTTCTTTGAATTTCTATCGCAGATCACGCTGCGGGATACTTCGCCATCCCCGACTCCCATGCGCCAAATTCGCGTCTCGCGTCGTTGAGGATCCCCGGGTGCTTCAGTTTAAAGTCCGATTGCTCGCGTTCGTCGACCGACAGATCATACAAATATTCATTCTTTGCATCGCGGATATATTTCCATTTACCGTTGAGCATTCCGCCTTGTGATTTTGTTCGCCAAAAAAATCTCCGGTCGTGGTTCGGCACTGTTCCGCGGAGCACTGGTAAAAGATCCTCGCCATCCAACGGAAAATTAGCATCGGGCCGCGATCCTGCCGCCGCGATCATCGTAGCCGTCCAATCCATCGTGATAACTGGCTGATCGGAAACAGTGCCCCGGTTCGTTACGCCCGGCCATCGAACTATCGCCGGAACACGAATACCTCCTTCGTATAGTTCCATTTTCTGACCGCGAAATGGCCAATTGAACGAAAATCGTTCGCCGCCGTTGTCGCTCGTGAAGATCACAAGCGTATTCTTTTCAAGGCCGGTCGATCTGAGGGCGCTCAAGACTCGCCCGATCCCAGAATCGAGAGACCTCATCATTTCTCCATAGATCTTGAGAGAACCGCCAGCACGAAATCCGGCCGAGCTATAGTCAATCGTGTCACTAAATGCACGGTCGTTCGGGCCTTCCCACGGCCAATGTGGGGCGGTGTAATGAAGGCTCAGATAAAATGGATCCTTGCGGGGTCTTTTGAGATAATCGACGGCTCGATCTGAAAGCAGATCGGTCATATACCCCACTTTCTCGACAGGTGTCCTTCCTTCATAAAGGTCCAATTCGGCCTTCATGTCCTTGTGGGTAAAATGATCGACGGCGCCGCTCATGATCCCGAAAAACTCATCAAACCCGTAATGGAGCGGCCCGAAATCCGGCCAATAGCCAAGATGCCATTTGCCGATAAGGGCCGTTTCGTAACCCGCTTCCTTAATTAGCGACGAGACTGTCGGATGAGATCGAGGGATACCTGTGGTTTTGATTCGATCGCCGATAGCACTTCGTTCATGTATCGGCTCTTCCAGACCGACGGGCAAGCGTGCCGGATAGCGGCCGGTATGAAATCCCACACGGGTCGGTGTGCAGACGGGTGCGGCCGAATAGGCTTTCGTAAACCGAGTTCCCTGTCGGGCAAGCCGATCGAGATTAGGCGTCTGGTAGTCGGGGCGCCCATAGCAACTCAGATCTCCCCAGCCCATATCATCGGCAAGAATAAAAAGAATGTTCGGTCGACTAGCCGCCTCTGAACGGGACGCCGCAAGAGATCCTGCAACGGCGATCCCCGCAGCACCAGCAATAAACTGTCGCCGATCCACTTTCATCATTATAGTTGTCAACAAAGAGCCAATCCCGCATCTAAAGCCTCGATCAGCCGATCTACAGTGTCCGTCGTCGTATTGAGCATCATCCCGGTTCGGATAACGTTGCCGTAGAGGCCGCCTTTGCCGATCAGAACGCCTTGTCGCTTTGTTTCTTCAAATACGCGCAAAACAGCTTCGGGGTTTGGTTCTTTTGTATTTCTGTCTTTTACGAGTTCGATGCCCTGCATCAGCCCCATTCCGCGAACATCGCCGACGCATGCGTATTTTTCCTTCAGTTTCAGCAACTCGTTGTGGAAATGATCGCCGACGATGCGTGCGTTTGTCCGCAGGTCGTCCTCTTCGATCACGTTGATCACCGCAAGGGCGGCGGCGGACGAGACCGGGTTGCCGCCGAAGGTTGAAAAGGTCAGGCCGGGAAAAGCGTCAGCGACTTCCGGTGTTGCGATCGTCCAACCGATCGGCACTCCGTTGCCCATTCCTTTGGCCGATGTGATGATGTCCGGCTCGACGCCCCAATGCTCGATCCCGAACCATCGGTCGCCCGTGCGTCCCCAGGCCGCCTGGACTTCGTCCGAAATGAACAGGCCACCGTGACGCCTGGCGATCTCGGCGACACGCGGGAAATACTCCTTCGGCGGGATGATAAATCCACCCACGCCGAGTATCGTTTCGGCCATGAAGGCGGCAATGCTCCCGGTCGTTGTCGTATTGATAATGTCCTCGACGTCGTCGGCACAAGCGACCCCACACGACGGATACTCAAGTTTGAACGGGCAACGATAACAATAGGGTGCAGCGGCGTGAACGATTCCCGCAACCTGCGACGCGATCGGTTTCCACGTTTTATGCCCGATCGTGGAGAGTGCCGTCGCCGAGCGCCCTGCATAGCTATGCCGAAGTACGATGATCTCGTTGTTGCCGGTCGCGATCTTTGCGGCGAGAATGGCGGTATCGTCGGCCTCGGTGCCGCTGTTTGTAAAGAACGACTTTTTCAAACGCCCCGGCGAGATCTCTGCGAGCTTTTCTGCCAGGTCGCTCTGCGGCTGGTTTGCGTAGAGTGTAGATGTATGTGCGATCTTATCGACCTGTTCTTTCCACGCCGCGTTGACCCTCGGATTTGCATGACCAATGCTTACGGTGAGCACTCCTCCAAAACAATCAAGGTATTTGTTTCCCTGGTCATCCCAGACGTATTCGCCCTCGCCTTTCACCAATGCGATCGGCTCTTGGTAATAGTTGGCGACGGCCGGAAAAAGAAATTCCTTGTGCTTACGGACGGCATCAGACACCGTCGATCGTGTTTCTTGTGGTTCCATTTCAATAAAGGTTTCCTTCGCGTTTGCGGCCGGTGTAATCGACGTAAACTACCTTAAGTTCGGTGTAAAAATCGAGCGACGTCGAGCCCTGTTCGCGTGCACCGAGTCCGGTGTGCTTGACGCCGCCAAACGGAATATGTGCCTCGCCGCCCGTGGTCGGTGAGTTTATATGGGTCATGCCGGTCTCGATCTCATCAATAAAGCGGTACGTCGAATTTACATCGTTCGTGAAGACAGACGACGACAAGCCATATTCACTGTCGTTCGCCACCGCCATTGCCTCGTCAAAGTCCTTCACACGAATTACCGAAAGGACAGGGCCGAATATCTCTTCCTGCGCGATACGCATATCGGTGGTCACGCGGTCGAAAACGGTCGGCTCGACGAACCAGCCGTTTTCGAGCCCGTCACCCTCGGCACGGCGCCCGCCGCACACCAATTCGGCTCCGTCCTCGCGGCCTATATCGATGTATTTTAACACGGTGGTGAATTGGCTTTCGTCGACCGAGGGTCCGATATCCGTGTTCGGATCGTCGCCCGGCCCAAGGCGGAAACTCTTCGCACGTTCGACTATTTTCGAGACGAACTCATCCGCGACCTTGTCGATCACGATCGCCCGCGACGTAGCCGTGCAGCGTTGCCCGGTCGAGCCGAAAGCACCTTGTGCAGTCGATTCGACCGCGAGAGCAATATCGCAATCTTCGAGGACGACGACCGGGTTCTTGCCGCCCATTTCGGCCTGTACCTTCACGCCCCTCGGCGCGACCTGAGCGTACAATTTCAGACCGGTCTCGGTCGATCCGGTGAACGAGATCGCCTTGACGGCAGGATGGCAGACGATCTCATCACCCGCTTCGCCCCCGGAACCGAGGACAAGATTCAAGACGCCCGGCGGCAGTCCGGCTTCGTTGAAAACTTCCGTTAACAAAACCGCGGTCATCGGCGTAAGAGTCGCCGGCTTGAAAACAACAGTGTTCCCTGCGACCAACGCGGGAGCGATCTTCCACGCCGGGATCGCGACCGGAAAATTCCACGGAGTGATCGCAGCAACGACACCATGCGGTTCCCTGATCGTATATGCAAAATTAGCGGGCAGTTCTGAGGGGATCGTCTCACCGACCATTCTTCGCGACTCGCCTGCACAAAACTCGACGACGTTAATCGCGCGTGTCAGTTCGCCGCGGGCCTCGGCCAACGTTTTCCCTTCTTCGCGTGTGATCGCGGCGGCAAGCTCTTCCTTGCGTTCTTCCATTAATCGCGCTGCCCGAGCAACGATCCGTCCGCGTGCCGGTGCCGGAGTGCGTTTCCACGATCTGAATGCAGCATGGGCGGCTTCGACCGCACTTCGAGCCTCTTCACGCGACGCGAGTTCGATGGTACCGATAACATCATCGGTATGCGCCGGATCGATGTTAAGCGATGTTCTGCCCGAAGCTGAGTTGAGCCATGCACCGTTGATGTAGCTGCGGAATATAGTCATAAATTGCTGCAATAATTGAGGGTTAAACAATTAGAATCGTGCGGTTTATAGTGATAATCTTATACACGCAATGAACGCGGAAAGCAACAAAAACCTATGTCAGCTTTTGGAGGAAAGGGCGGGTTTCGCGCCCGATAAAGCGTTTTTGTTCTCAGAGGCCGATGAACGCGTCTGGTCGTATGCCGAGTTTGTCAAAGATGTGAACCGCACAGCTAACATGTTGAGTTCGCACGGAATCGGCAAAGGAGATGTCGTCAGCCTGCTGCTTCCAAATTCGGCGGAATACGTCATTGCATATTTCGCCTTCTGGAAGATCGGAGCACTGGCAGGGCCCGTGAATTCGCTGCTAAAACCAGAAGAGGTCGAATGGATCGTGACAAATTCCGAGGCAAAGCTAATGCTTGTCAGCTCAGATCTTGTCGCGAGCATCCCCTCGCAATTCCGCGGTGATCGCCGAAACAATGGCCGAGACCGGTTCGTGATGTTCGACGAAATAAATGCCGCCACCGAGGGTTTCAGCGGTGAGATCGGGACGACCGATCTTGGGCCCGATGACGAGGCGATAATCATCTACACCTCGGGAACTACCGGAAAGCCGAAAGGATGTCTGCTGACGCACGGTAATCTGATAGCGAACGCTCGGCAGATCTCGGGATGGATGGGTTTCGGCCCCGATGACAGACTGCTTTCCGTGATGCCTCTTTTTCACATGAACGCGGTCTC
The DNA window shown above is from Chloracidobacterium sp. and carries:
- the hydA gene encoding dihydropyrimidinase, with amino-acid sequence MKTLIKNGRVVTAVDDYHADIFIDGETVTTIGKSLDMEADLVIDASGKLVIPGGIDPHTHMELPFGGTSSSDDFFTGTRAAAFGGTTTIIDFAVQNKGESLTQGIDNWHAKANGKCTIDYGFHLITTEFEDGDEAEMYRVMDSGVTSFKLFMAYPGVFLADDATIFRAMSAAGDRGGLICMHAENGVVINEIIKRFLADGRTAPKYHALTRPTIAEAEGVHRAIAIAEMAESPVYIVHLSCTDALNQVRQARDRGIAAFAETCPQYLFHSIEDYGDDWEGAKFVMTPPLREKHNCAELWKGLKMDDLQVISTDHCPFCMKEQKELGLGDFSKIPNGAPGVENRLALIYNGGVVENRISLNRFVELTSTAAAKMFGMFPKKGTIAVGSDADIVIFDPDGETTFGVENEHMNVDYSSYEGWKIKGKVETVLSRGSVVIENGEHKGKAGDGQFLKRGECVRN
- a CDS encoding beta-lactamase family protein, encoding MKQSITFVFILVFSLGLYAQVPDRAKVIAGAERAFDKAAKTNPMPAPGCAVGVSLNGESVFEKAFGMAELEHGIANTPQTIFESGSVAKQFTAAALILLQQDGKLNIDDPVRKYIPEFPEYEKPITIRHILTHTAGLRDWGSVMQLTGVGRGDRVINQAVALDVIYRQKHLDFVPGAEYSYSNSGYQLAAEIVERVSKQKFGDFVGERIFKPLGMTKSSWRDNYQRIVPGRAQAYSKAGPTAPWMLNMPFMNVVGNGGMLTTVGDWLKWNAALDAKTFGEPFVNALETQAVLNDGRKISYALGVVVDSYRGIKEVTHSGGTAGYQTYLARFPEKKVSVAALCNGFPPSSGEIVYSVVDEIFGPFPEPSKVEGVPVPEGRLKKYAGIWKNDITRNVNPITLDKGELKLGNTALKPVADGSFMLGDRKMKFTDGSPATAVINNPDGSVTRLTLVTGWTPSAADLATFAGDWYSEEAQATLTFSVDGDKAFIIQRPITRLALRPIYKDHFATQGFVVWVTRDAKGNIEKLHVGGSRMRDMLFERVRK
- a CDS encoding GNAT family N-acetyltransferase, with the translated sequence MDVTVRTAEVADLEILLDFEQGVIEAERPFDETLKPESIRYYDMAAMLAAPHIRVVVAEFDGQVVGSGYARIEDSKPYLDHEQHAYMGFMFTVPEHRGKGVNQKIIKELERWSVSNGVTEMRLEVYVDNVSAIRAYEKIGYSASISKMRKRISED
- a CDS encoding beta-lactamase family protein, which gives rise to MRYFFGKTIAAVILLVAGTGFGQLLEKDKVTSAAERAFEKVAKSVVMPAPGCAVGVSLNGESVFEKAFGLAEMEHSIANTPQTIFESGSVAKQFTAAALVLLQQDGKLSIDDPVRKYVPELPDYGAPLTIRHLLNHTAGLRDWFAVRALSGEGAGQHIVTQQMIFDTVVRQKGLDFMPGAEYSYSNSGYQLAAMIVERVSKQKLPEFVTERILKPVGMKSTGYRDDFQRIVPGRAQAYAKSGDGPWRLSMPMMTAHGGGGMLTTIGDWLKWNAMLDAKTWNASLADSLETQGVLNNGQKISYALGLGINSYKGNKQVAHSGGTAGYRTFLARFPDKKLSIAVLCNGTAPDSTALANSIADEILGPFPEPPAAASAENLPIQQPERYVGLWKNERNKTATRFTLNNGELRAGATPVRAMPDGSMMIGSNKIVFINDSAGKPVSFDAITNGDSIRFTAEAEWQPSAADLAGFAGDWYSDDAEATVRFEAEGSNAFLSIKNSPRIALRPLYKDCFAGSGQIVWFDRDPSGKVVRMHIGEGRMRDMPFVRATRKDP
- a CDS encoding beta-lactamase family protein → MMRYVLTAVFVFSQVLTIAAQSETDVDEFVKQQMEREKIPGVSLAVIKDGKPMIVKGYGLANVEHNVPVKPETIFQSGSVGKQFTAFAVMLLVDEGKIGLDEKIGKYLGEVPPSWANITVRNLLTHTSGMGDYPQKFDFRKDYTEDDLLKIIKETPLGFAPGEKWQYSNFGFVTLGILIRKVSGKFYGDFLAERVFKPLGMTTARVISEYDIVANRAAGYELRNGEVKNQAWVSPALNTTADGALYLSVLDMIKWEACLAERKLLSERSYKQMWTPVRLNNGKKERYGFGWALRTVNGQGVIEHGGAWQGFKSFIARYPSAKLTVIAFANSSNTNPARLANGVAEVIDPQLKPKPIADAEPAFTADMRRALEDVLKGKVDEKRFTPRVRQALSDPNDRLIAHLKTLGGILKFELLEKTDMGDEMLYRYNVEFQSMTVVLELGRDQQGRIGHFELQPE
- a CDS encoding sulfatase-like hydrolase/transferase, which translates into the protein MKVDRRQFIAGAAGIAVAGSLAASRSEAASRPNILFILADDMGWGDLSCYGRPDYQTPNLDRLARQGTRFTKAYSAAPVCTPTRVGFHTGRYPARLPVGLEEPIHERSAIGDRIKTTGIPRSHPTVSSLIKEAGYETALIGKWHLGYWPDFGPLHYGFDEFFGIMSGAVDHFTHKDMKAELDLYEGRTPVEKVGYMTDLLSDRAVDYLKRPRKDPFYLSLHYTAPHWPWEGPNDRAFSDTIDYSSAGFRAGGSLKIYGEMMRSLDSGIGRVLSALRSTGLEKNTLVIFTSDNGGERFSFNWPFRGQKMELYEGGIRVPAIVRWPGVTNRGTVSDQPVITMDWTATMIAAAGSRPDANFPLDGEDLLPVLRGTVPNHDRRFFWRTKSQGGMLNGKWKYIRDAKNEYLYDLSVDEREQSDFKLKHPGILNDARREFGAWESGMAKYPAA